The nucleotide sequence ATCCGGAGCACGTTCAGGCCGGCGATCTGGCCGGCCTCCTTGGTCGCCTGCCGCTGCGCGTCCTCGAAGTACGCGGGGACGGTGATGACCGCATCGGTCACCTCATCGCCCAGGTAGGCCTCGGCGTCCCGCTTGAGCTTCTGCAGGACGCGGGCGCTGATCTCCTGCGCCGCGTAGGTCTTGCCGTCGATGTCCGAGGTCTTCCAGTCGGTGCCGATGTGGCGCTTCACCGAGCGGAAGGTGCGGTCGGAGTTCGTGACGGCCTGGTTCTTCGCGGACTGACCGGTGAGAACCTCGCCGTTGCGGGCGAACGCGACAACCGACGGAGTGGTGCGAGCACCCTCCGAGTTCGCGATCACCGTCGGCTCGCCACCCTCGAGGACGGCGACGACGGAGTTGGTGGTCCCGAGGTCGATACCGACCGTACGAGCCATGGTGACTGCCTCCGTGTAGTACGAGTATGAGTGCGTCCGGCTCAAGTTGTACCAGGCCGGGGAGCACGGTGCGCATCGCCCTTGAGTGGGCCCTGCTCAACTTGCTCTCACCGGGCTCAACGGGCACCCCCGCAGAGTTGTTCCGACCCGGCTCAACTTTTTTCGTCGGATTCGAGCGTGCCGGTGCTGGGCGCGGGCTAGCCTGTGGATCTTCCATCGCGCAACGGGGGGACGACGTGGGCGGATCGGTCCGGCGCGGGGCGAGCCTGCTGCCTGCGCTCGTCGGGGCGGTCGTGCTCCTCGCCGGATGTTCCGACGGTGCCGAGCAGCCGGGCGGCCCGTTCGCACCGCGTCCCTCCGACGTCGATCTGGCCCGCCTGGACCCGTGCAGCTCCCTCACCGAGCAGCAGCTCGGAGCCCGCGACCTCGGAGCCGGAGCGCCCGGCACCGCCACGGTCAACGGCACCTCGGCCCGGGACTGCACCTGGATCGGTCCGACCGTCAACGCCGGCGTCCAGTTCATCGCCGTCGGCGCCGAGACCGCGGCGGAAGAACGCGGGTCACGGTTGCTCCTGGTGGAAGGTTTCGGTGCCGTCGAGGGGGCGCCGGAGACGAACAACGGTCCCGGGCTCCCCGCCTTCTGCCAGATCGCCGTCGACGCCGGGCCACAGCAGTCGGTACGGGTCCAGGTCAACAACGGACGTCCGGACACCGGCGGAGAACCGGAGGCGTTCCGCGACGTGTGCCGACACGCCGAGGACATCGCCGGCGCGGTGATGGTCAACATCCGCGGCTGACGCGTTCACCATCGCAACAGCATCCGGGAGATGGTCCGCGCTCGGTGCCCGTCGTTCGTAGGTTTCGGCCATGTCCTCACCTGCGCACCTCCCTCGTGGCAGCGCCTCCGACGGGCTCCTCCTCCAGATCGACGTCTCCAACGTTCTCCAGGTCCGGGACGTCCTCGTCGCTCAGCTCGGCTCCATGCAACTTGCGCTCGGCCGGGCCGAGCGACAGCTGAACCTCGGGCCGTGCGGCCGTGATCCGGTGTCCCTCCAGGCAGCAGCGAGCTTCAGAACCAAGATCGAGGAGATCAAGGCCGTCCACTGGGCTCACGTGGCCGAGCTCCGGGAGGCGACCGACAGGCTCGCCGAGGCCGCGCGGCACTACGGATTCACCGAGGAGCAGCTGAAGGGATCCTTCAGCTCGTCGCCGTCGTCCACTCGTTCGGAGCACGCCTCTCCCGACACACCCGGTGCAGGCGGGACGCCGTGATCCGCTGCTACAACTTCGCCGCCTTCGACATGGCGACGAAGTTCGGCTGGGTGGACGGGCAGCCCGGGATCGCGGCGACCCTGCCGGTGTCCGACGGACTACGGTCCCTCACCGGCTCACTCGAGGAGTCGAGCGTCGCGACCGACCGCAGGATCACCGACCTCGACATCGCCTGGCAGGGCATGGCCTCCGACGCCGCCAGGAGCTCGCTCACCACGACCGCCTCCGGCATGGCGGACACCGCGGTCGTCACCGGCAACGGCGCCGAGCGTCTCGTCGACCACGGAAACTCCTTCGAGTCGATGCGCCGGCAGATCAGCTACGTGAACCCGGCCGACCACAGCTGGTTCCAGCGCGCGGTCGACAACACCTCGGAGGCGTGGCACTCGCTGTGGGGGAACGGCGCGGACCACGTCACGATCGCCGAGCGGAACCTGGCCAACGACGAGGTCGCCAACCGGGCGCTGGACCGCTACGCCGCCGAGACGTCCGCAGCCGACGACCGTTTCTCCGGTGCCACTCCGCCTCCGCCGCCCGGCGCCGGAGCCGGGCCGCAGGGCGGTGGTGGCGGCGGTGGCGGGACGCTGCCGCCGGGCACCGGGTCCTCCGGTCCCAGCACCGCGACGCCCAGCCCACCGGGTCCCGGCGGACCACCGGGCGGCCCCGGGCCGGAGGACATCGGGCCGGGCGGCCCCGGACCGGGCGGCCCCGCGCCGGAAGCTCCCGGACCGGGTGGCCCCGGACCAGGCGGCCCCCGACCAGAAGCTCCCGGACCGGGTGGCCCCGGGCCGGGGGGTCCCAGTGGCCCGGAGCAGTACGGCCCGGCCGGGCCGAATCCGCTCGATCCGCCCGTCGCGGCGCGGCCGGACACCGTCACCCAGGCCGAGGTCGCACCCGTCCCGCCGGAACGCACGCCCGGACCCGGACCCGGCCCGATACCCGAGCGGCAGTGGACCCCCGACCGGCCGGCAGGCCCGTTCGCTCCGCCGTACGGCCCGATGCCCGGCCCGAGCGACTCGCGTGTCCGCGACCAGCTCGCCCGCGACTTCGCCGACCGGGCCCGGCAGAACCAGCTGGCCCCCGGCCCCGGCCCCGGACGCGTGCCGGGTGGGTCCGACCAGCACGCCCCACCGGGGCGGGGCGGCACCGCGTGGAGCCCGCCCGGCGCCCGGGGCGGCCCGATCGATCCCGCCCAATCGGGCCGGCCGGCGGATCCCCGCGGCTCCGGCGCCCCGGGTGGCTACGGCCCGATGGCCGGCGCCGGCGCCGGCGCCCGGGACGGCCAGGACCACCGCAACCGCTACGTCGTCCACACCGACGAGGTCTTCGACATCGACGTGCGGGCCACCGACGCCGTTCTCGGCCCCGACGAGGACCACCGGTGACCGACCGGACACCGCGCCCCGGTGTGCCGGGGCCGGTGCTCGACTGGCGGCGGGCGACCGTGCTGAGCGCCGCCGAGTTCGACGTCGCCCGCGACCTGCTCGACCTGGGCCGCGGCCCGGCCGTGCTCGGGCTGCTCAGCCCCGGACCGACCGATGTCGAGCGGGCCGGTGTGGTCCGCGAGGCGACCCGGTCTCTGGCCGCGCGCGGGCTGCTCGACGCCGGTGGCTTCCGCCCCACCCTGGTCGACGACCTGCGCACCGTCGCCGCCCCCGAGTTCCAGCACGATCTGGTCGTCTCTCCACCCACCCCGCAGCAGGCGCTCGTCGGGTACCGGACCGGCCGGGCCGTGCTCGCCTGCCGGATCGGCGATGACGTCGCACTGCTCCGGGTGCGGCCGGAGCAGGCGGCGACCGCGCTGGTCGAGCTGCTGGGGCCGCTCACCCCCGGCCCCGGTCCGACCGTGCGGATCCCGGTGCGGGTGCTCGCCGAGGCCGCCGCGGCGGCCGGAGACCGCACCCGCTGGACGGCCGAGCTGCTGCGGCGCGGCTGCTCCGGCGCCGAGGCCGACCTGGTCGCGCGGATGGGGGAGGTCCGGGGCCTGGCCCAGCTCGGCGCCGGCCGGACGGAACCGGCCGGGCGCCGGGCACCGGCGGTGCTGCTGGTGCACGCCACCGCCGAGGGCTGCTACTACCAGCGCCGGCCCACCTCCGACGTCATCGGCGGACCGCCGGCGGGCGGCGCGACCGTGCACGCCGGACCGATCGACGCCCCGACCCTGGTCGCGGAGCTGACGGCGCTGTTGCGTTAGGCCGGGTTCGGCGTCGTCCCCGGCCACGTGTTCCGGCGGGACGACGCCGTCGGAGCCCCGCCGGACCGGCTCAGCCCCTGGTGAGCAGGTCGGCCGGAAGCTCAGGGGAACTGTAGCCCTCCCCGATCCGGTCGACCCCGTTCAACGCGGCGGTCGCCGCCTCGTTCAGCGCGAGATCGGCGACCTCGTCGAGCGGCAGCTCCCGGCTGATCACGCCATACCGGTGCAGCAGATCGATCGACTGCTGGTACCACTCCTCGTCGATGCTGCCCAGCCCCGCGACCGACGGCCAGATCAGCTGGTTCATCTGGTTCATCTGATAGGTCTGGAAGTCGGCGTCCAACGCGGTTCCCTGCTGGACAACCAGCTCGACGCAGTGCTCGGCGGCGTCCCGGCAGTAGGCCCAGCCGCGCATCGACGCGGTGACGAACGCGGCGACGTCGTCGCGGTTGGACTCCAGGAAGTCACCGTTGACGAAGATCCCGTCCTCCGCGACCGAGGTGTCGTCCTCGGCGAACGAGTAGACGTTCAGCTCCTCGGCCGGGATCCCCGATGCCAGCACCTGTCCGAGCTCGTTGAACGCGTACGCGGAGGCGATGTCGACGTCGCCGGCCAGGAACTGGTTCATGTCGAAGCCCTGCTGAACCATCGTGACGTCGGTGTCCGGGTCGATCCCGTACTTCGCCATCGTCGCGTAGAGCTTCTGGTCACCGGCCCACGAACCGATCCGCTTACCGACCCAGTCCGCAGGGGACTCGATGCCCGCGGATTTCCTCGACACCATCACGTACCCGGGCCGGGCCGTGGTCTGAGCGATCGCCTTCAACGAAGCGCCCTGGTCGATCGCGCTCAGGGTGTTGCCGAAGCTGTCCGTGCCGAGCTCGGCCTGCCCCGATCCGACGATCTGCTGCGCACTGACGTCCGGCCCACCGGGCCGGATCGTCACGTCGAGCCCCGCCTCCCGGTAGAAGCCCTGTTCCTGGGCGGCGTAGTAACCGGCCCACTCGGCCTGGGTGACCCAGCCGAGCGCGAGGGTGACCGGCTGGAGACCGTCGGTGCCGTCGGCCTCCGGACCAGCCCCACTCCCGCAGGCGGCGAGGGTGAGGAGTGCGGCCGAAGCGGTGAGGGCAGCGAGCAACCTAAGCCCGGGATTGCGCATCATGATGTCCTTTGTGAAGTGTCGAGTCGGGCGGTCGGGGGACGTTCCGCCCGGAGCGGGTCAGTGTCGGCGCACGAGCATCCGGTCGAGCGCGATGGCGAGCCAGAAGAGCACCGCGCAGAACACGAACGCGGTGAGGGCCGCGCCCCACAGGTTGTCGACGCGCAGCTGCACCGATGCGCTCTTGATGTAGGTGCCGAGGTTCTCCAGGCTCCCGCCGAAGTACTGCGCGAGCAGCGCGACGGTGAAGGATGTCGGGGCGGCGACCCGCAGGCCGCTCATCAGGTGCGGCATCGCCGCGGGGAGGTGGAGCGCCCAGACGACCCGGACCGGGGAGGCGGCGATGCTGCGGAACAGTTCCACGGTCCCCGGGTCGGCCGCGGAGAAGCCGTTCAGGGCGAAGGTGAACATCAGCGGGCCGACGGCCATCGCGACCACGACCACCCGCGGCAGCATGCCGAACCCGAAGACCGCATTGGCCAGCGGGATGAGTGCGACGACCGGAACCGCCATCAGAGCGGAGGCGTACACGGCCGACACCGCCCTGGCCGTGCGGCGGCGCACGACGAGCCCCGCGACGGAGATCCCGACGACGACGCCGGCACCCAGCCCCAGCACCGCCTCGACCAGGCTGTTCCATCCGTTGCGCAGGTAGACGCCGGGCTTGTCGGCGACCGCGGCGAGTACCCCGGACGGCGACGGCAGGGTCAGCGGTCCGATCGCCAGAATCCGGATCGCGGCCGACCAGGCCGCGACGAACAGGATGAGCAGCAGCACCGTGCCCGGGACGGTCAGCCACCGGGTGGCCGCCCGCGGCGCGTACCGCTCCGCCGGGGCGGCGTTCACGACGCGCCCATGTGCGCCGACAGGCTCGTCCGGACACGGGTCACCGCGTCGAAGAAGGCCGGGGTGGTCGTGGTCGCCGCGGTACGCCGCTCCGGCAGGTCGATCTCCATGATCCCGCCGACCCGGCCGGGCCCGGCAGCCATCACGACGACTCGGGAGGACATGAACACCGCCTCCGGGACGGAGTGGGTCACGAACAGCACGGTCTTCCCGGTCCGTGCCCAGAGATCGCGGACCTCCAGGTTGAGCCGGTCCCTGGTGATCTCGTCGAGCGCGCCGAACGGCTCGTCCATGAGGACGATCCGGGGCTCGTAGACCAGCGCACGGGCGATCGCGACCCGTTGGGCCATGCCGCCGGAGATCTGCTGCGGGTACTTCCCCCCCGCTGCGGCGAGGCCGACCAGCTCGAGCTGGGCCATCGCCCGTTCGCGACGCTCGGCCCGGGTCACCCCGGTGTGCTCCAGCGGGAGCTCGACATTGCGGATCACACTGCGCCACGGCAACAGGTTGGGGCTCTGGAACACCACCCCGACCTCCCGCCGCTCGCGGGCGAGCGCAGCCTCTCTGCCGTCGACGAGCACCGCCCCGTCGGTCGGTGACGTCAGATCGCCCGCCAGCCGGAGCAGGGTGGACTTCCCGCAGCCGGACGCCCCGACGAGCGAGACGAACTCGCCGTCGGCGATCGTGAGGTCCAGACCGGCGAGCACCGGGCCGGCCGCCGGGTCGAAGGTCTTGCCGACCCGGGAGAACTCGATCGCGGTTCGGGTCCCGGTGGCGGGGTCACGGGTGATGGTCATGATTCGGCTCCCGCCGGTAGGTAGGTGGTCCGCAGCGCGGCCCTGGCGGCGGCCCGGACAAGCCAGGAGACCAGGTACACCAGCGCCACACCCCCGCCGGCCACGACCAGCGCCGCGCACCACATCGGCTCCGGGCGGTACGAGTAGTACTGGCTGGCCGCGAGCACTACCGCCGCGATCCCATCCTGCGTGCCGGACGGGAGCTCCGCGAGGACGGCTCCGAGGAACGCCCCAGGCCGTGACGGTCCGGATCGCCGCGCTGGTGTGGGTCAGCGCAGCCGGCAGCTCCAGCACGGTGAACTGCCGCCGCCGCGGAGCGCCGAAGCTGTCCAGCAGCTCCCGCTGGGCGATCGGGACCTCTCCGATGCCGCGCGCCACCGCGACCACGGCCGGGAAGAACCCGGCCAGCGTCGCCATGATCGTCGCCGCAGCCCAGCCGGGCCCGAACAGGATCACCAGCGGCGGTGCGAGCGCCACCAGCGGCAGTGCCCGGCTCAGGATGAGCAGCGGCATGAGGCTCGGGCCGAGCACGGGCCGCTTGGCCGTCAGCACACCCAGCGCAGCGCCGACCAGCAGCGCGCACAGGATGCCGATCAGCGCGGACCGCACCGTGACCCACAGGTTGCCGAGCAGGAAGATCAGCTCGATCTCGCCCTGCGAGGTGCGCTCCCCGAAGTGCGCCAGAACCTCCCAGACGTGCGGTAGCCGGGTCCGGTCCAGCCCCGCGACCAGCTTCACGAGCTCCCACAACGCGACGGTGGCTACCGCGACGAGGATGCAGCCCACCGTCGTGGCGACGGCGTCGCGACGAGCGCCCCGCGCCGCGTTGGAACGCTCCGCGGTCCGTGCGGGCAGTGCCGCTGTGCGTGTGTCCACGGTCCTGCCGCCGGTCAGCCGGCCCGCTCGGAGAGCGAGTCCGCGTATGCCTGGTAACGCAGGGTCAGCCAGCGGTTCATCTGCGGCAGTGTCGACTCCTGCCAGCTGTACCGGCCGCGATTGGCGTACCGCGACCGCTGTCCGCCCTGCATACGGGTGTTCGTCGTGATGTCCTGGTCGTTGATCACCGCATTGACCGCGTTCTGCATCTCGAACGCCCAGTCGAACCCGGGGGCCTTGAGCGAGCTCTCCGGGAACAGCCACGCCATCCGGAGGGTCATCCGGCCCGCCGACTCGGGGGTGATCAGGAAGTAGAAGACCTGGTCGGGGCTCAGCGCGAAGAACACGGTGGGCAGCACCGAGGCGAACATGATCCGGCTGCGTCGCTTCTCGTCCAGCCCGGGGAGGATCGGCAGCACGCTCTTGCCGGTCGGGTTGAAGCCAGCGTCGATCCACCGGTAGTTCGTCGGGTGCATGATCTGGCCGTCCGTGTCGTCCCACTCGACGAACTCGGCCATCGATGCCGGGGCGACGTCGTGATAGCCCATGTGCACGAACGACGTGTGGTACGGCTCGAGGGCGTTCTCGTGCATGCCCTTCCAGTTCCACGGCTGGTCCGGATACTCGAGATGGTTGATCGCCCTCAGGTTCGCGACGTCATAGGCCTCCATCTCGGGCGCCAGTTTCGCCAGCCGAGGCGCGAGCGGTGCGGCGGCCGGATCCATGTTGGCGAAGATCATTCCGTGCCAGATCTCCACCTTCAGCTGCGGCAGCCGGGTCTCTGCCCGCAGCTCGGCGATCGGGCAGGTCCGGGTCATCTCCGGTGCGGCGACCAGCCTGCCGTCGAGGCCGTATGCCCAGTAGTGGTAGGAGCAGCGGAACTGTTTCGTGCTGCCCGCCGAACCGGGCTCGACGACCGGGTAGGCGCGGTGCTGGCAGATCGCCGACATCACCCCGATCTCGCCGGACCGATCGCGGACCACGATCAACGGCTCATCGCCGACGGTGACGGTGAAGTAGTCACCGCTCTCCGGAACCTGACTGACGTGGCCCAGGCACAGCCACTCGCGGGCGAAGATCGCCTCCTTCTCGAACTCGTAGAACTCCTCGGAGGTGTAGACGGCGGCCGGCATCGTCCGCGCGGTGGTGAAGTCGCCACCGAACTCGCGCAGGCCGTCCAGGATGGCGCGGACCTCGGGGGTGATCAGGCTCATCGGTGCTCCATCGGTCGGTTCGGACGGATCAGGCGACGTTGACGACGGTCGGAGTCTCGGAGTTGCGGACGACCACGCAGACGCAGTCCTCGTTGCCCGGGTTCTCCTCGCGGTGCACGAGCCCGCCTGGGATGACGGCGATCTCGCCGGGACCGGCGAAGAAGTCCTCCGTGCCACCGGGGCCCTCGACGATGAACCGCATGGACCCGGAGACGATGCAGACGATCGTGGTCTGGTCCTCGTGGTGGTGCAGGCCGCCGCCCCGGCCTGCCGGGAGGACGCTGGTGCCCATCCACATCCCGGCGGCCGCGGTGGCGGTGCCCCTGGCC is from Pseudonocardia autotrophica and encodes:
- a CDS encoding ABC transporter substrate-binding protein gives rise to the protein MMRNPGLRLLAALTASAALLTLAACGSGAGPEADGTDGLQPVTLALGWVTQAEWAGYYAAQEQGFYREAGLDVTIRPGGPDVSAQQIVGSGQAELGTDSFGNTLSAIDQGASLKAIAQTTARPGYVMVSRKSAGIESPADWVGKRIGSWAGDQKLYATMAKYGIDPDTDVTMVQQGFDMNQFLAGDVDIASAYAFNELGQVLASGIPAEELNVYSFAEDDTSVAEDGIFVNGDFLESNRDDVAAFVTASMRGWAYCRDAAEHCVELVVQQGTALDADFQTYQMNQMNQLIWPSVAGLGSIDEEWYQQSIDLLHRYGVISRELPLDEVADLALNEAATAALNGVDRIGEGYSSPELPADLLTRG
- a CDS encoding DUF3558 family protein, translated to MGGSVRRGASLLPALVGAVVLLAGCSDGAEQPGGPFAPRPSDVDLARLDPCSSLTEQQLGARDLGAGAPGTATVNGTSARDCTWIGPTVNAGVQFIAVGAETAAEERGSRLLLVEGFGAVEGAPETNNGPGLPAFCQIAVDAGPQQSVRVQVNNGRPDTGGEPEAFRDVCRHAEDIAGAVMVNIRG
- a CDS encoding ESX secretion-associated protein EspG, yielding MTDRTPRPGVPGPVLDWRRATVLSAAEFDVARDLLDLGRGPAVLGLLSPGPTDVERAGVVREATRSLAARGLLDAGGFRPTLVDDLRTVAAPEFQHDLVVSPPTPQQALVGYRTGRAVLACRIGDDVALLRVRPEQAATALVELLGPLTPGPGPTVRIPVRVLAEAAAAAGDRTRWTAELLRRGCSGAEADLVARMGEVRGLAQLGAGRTEPAGRRAPAVLLVHATAEGCYYQRRPTSDVIGGPPAGGATVHAGPIDAPTLVAELTALLR
- a CDS encoding aromatic ring-hydroxylating oxygenase subunit alpha, with product MSLITPEVRAILDGLREFGGDFTTARTMPAAVYTSEEFYEFEKEAIFAREWLCLGHVSQVPESGDYFTVTVGDEPLIVVRDRSGEIGVMSAICQHRAYPVVEPGSAGSTKQFRCSYHYWAYGLDGRLVAAPEMTRTCPIAELRAETRLPQLKVEIWHGMIFANMDPAAAPLAPRLAKLAPEMEAYDVANLRAINHLEYPDQPWNWKGMHENALEPYHTSFVHMGYHDVAPASMAEFVEWDDTDGQIMHPTNYRWIDAGFNPTGKSVLPILPGLDEKRRSRIMFASVLPTVFFALSPDQVFYFLITPESAGRMTLRMAWLFPESSLKAPGFDWAFEMQNAVNAVINDQDITTNTRMQGGQRSRYANRGRYSWQESTLPQMNRWLTLRYQAYADSLSERAG
- a CDS encoding ABC transporter permease — translated: MNAAPAERYAPRAATRWLTVPGTVLLLILFVAAWSAAIRILAIGPLTLPSPSGVLAAVADKPGVYLRNGWNSLVEAVLGLGAGVVVGISVAGLVVRRRTARAVSAVYASALMAVPVVALIPLANAVFGFGMLPRVVVVAMAVGPLMFTFALNGFSAADPGTVELFRSIAASPVRVVWALHLPAAMPHLMSGLRVAAPTSFTVALLAQYFGGSLENLGTYIKSASVQLRVDNLWGAALTAFVFCAVLFWLAIALDRMLVRRH
- a CDS encoding PE domain-containing protein, whose protein sequence is MSSPAHLPRGSASDGLLLQIDVSNVLQVRDVLVAQLGSMQLALGRAERQLNLGPCGRDPVSLQAAASFRTKIEEIKAVHWAHVAELREATDRLAEAARHYGFTEEQLKGSFSSSPSSTRSEHASPDTPGAGGTP
- a CDS encoding ATP-binding cassette domain-containing protein; the protein is MDTRTAALPARTAERSNAARGARRDAVATTVGCILVAVATVALWELVKLVAGLDRTRLPHVWEVLAHFGERTSQGEIELIFLLGNLWVTVRSALIGILCALLVGAALGVLTAKRPVLGPSLMPLLILSRALPLVALAPPLVILFGPGWAAATIMATLAGFFPAVVAVARGIGEVPIAQRELLDSFGAPRRRQFTVLELPAALTHTSAAIRTVTAWGVPRSRPRGAPVRHAGWDRGGSARGQPVLLVPPGADVVRGAGRGRRGCGAGVPGLLACPGRRQGRAADHLPTGGSRIMTITRDPATGTRTAIEFSRVGKTFDPAAGPVLAGLDLTIADGEFVSLVGASGCGKSTLLRLAGDLTSPTDGAVLVDGREAALARERREVGVVFQSPNLLPWRSVIRNVELPLEHTGVTRAERRERAMAQLELVGLAAAGGKYPQQISGGMAQRVAIARALVYEPRIVLMDEPFGALDEITRDRLNLEVRDLWARTGKTVLFVTHSVPEAVFMSSRVVVMAAGPGRVGGIMEIDLPERRTAATTTTPAFFDAVTRVRTSLSAHMGAS
- a CDS encoding cupin domain-containing protein, producing MSSSAEEQTFPSGCRVVGTGALVADNAADAGGASGALARGTATAAAGMWMGTSVLPAGRGGGLHHHEDQTTIVCIVSGSMRFIVEGPGGTEDFFAGPGEIAVIPGGLVHREENPGNEDCVCVVVRNSETPTVVNVA